The Prunus persica cultivar Lovell chromosome G7, Prunus_persica_NCBIv2, whole genome shotgun sequence genome has a segment encoding these proteins:
- the LOC18769639 gene encoding HMG1/2-like protein isoform X1, with the protein MGKSRAAAPKRTETKLKTKSAGASKRTSKKAGKDPNKPKRPASAFFVFMEDFREKYKKEHPNNKSVAAVGKAGGDKWKSLSDAEKAPYVAKAEKRKTEYNKTMQAYNKSIAEGGNGAEEEESDKSKSEVNNEEEEDDESAEDEDDDE; encoded by the exons ATGGGGAAATCCAGAGCTGCTGCTCCTAAAAGAACCGAGACCAA GTTAAAGACCAAAAGTGCTGGAGCGAGTAAGAGGACATCGAAGAAGGCCGGAAAGGATCCAAACAAGCCAAAGAGACCTGCGAGCGCCTTCTTCGTTTTCAT GGAGGATTTCAGGGAGAAGTACAAGAAGGAACATCCTAACAACAAATCTGTCGCTGCT GTCGGTAAGGCTGGTGGTGACAAATGGAAATCATTGTCAGATGCT GAGAAAGCTCCCTACGTAGCCAAggcagagaagaggaagactGAATATAACAAGACCATGCAGGCCTACAACAAGAGTATT GCTGAGGGAGGCAATGGAGCAGAGGAGGAAGAATCTGATAAGTCCAAGTCTGAGGTGAataacgaagaagaagaagatgatgagagTGCAGAG gatgaagatgatgacgaGTAG
- the LOC18771792 gene encoding DNA (cytosine-5)-methyltransferase 1: protein MGSAAAAEAAEAAALLEAKGANGTKPPSSSSSGMTKKKKGKQDSQKAAPKAKKRNLPQSSEEEPSRSRKMPKRAAACKDFKDRSVHISEKSSLIESKEDQIVEEEILAVRLTCGPDQDAVRPNRRLTDFVLHDATGSAQPLEMLEVSDMFISGAILPLNESSDKDKGRGVRCEGFGRIESWDISGYEDGSPVIWLSTEVADYDCRKPASSYKKYFDQFFEKARACIEVYKKLSKSNSDPTLDELLAGIARSMSGSKFFSGSASVKDFVLSQGEFIYAQVIGLEETSKKNDRPFAELPVLAALRDESIKRGNFVQSKPGISSGTLKIGGENGVDSAGSSVVEAEENEDAKLAKLLQEEEYWKSMKQRKRQGPASVSSKYYIKINEDEIANDYPLPAYYKNSIEETDEFIVFDNEFDICNADDLPQSMLHNWCLYNSDSRLISLELLPMKPCADIDVTIFGSGVMSEDDGSGFCLDSDGTSSGPGAQDADGMPIYLSAIKEWMIELGASMVSISIRTDMAWYRLGKPSKQYALWYEPILRTAKIGRSIITMLKDQSRVARLSFADVIKRLSGFQKDHCAYISSDPAFVERYVVVHGQIILQLFSEFPDAQIKKCPFVIGLTKKMEERHHTKWLVKKKKLVEKSESNLNPRASMAPVVSKRKTMQATTTRLINRIWGEYYSNYSPEDSKEGDIGEKKEEEEVEEEDVEEDDVEENPTVMEQAQKPSSISRQTKSCLNNREILWEGEPVGQTCSGEALYKRAILWGEEISVGGAVLVELDESNELPAIYFVEYMYETLNGSKMFHGRVMERGSQTVLGNTANEREVFLTNECTNLALKEVKQAAAVDIKVMPWGHQYRKDNADANRTDRARAEERKRKGLPTEYYCKSLYCPERGAFLSLSRDTMGLGSGACHSCKMNEAEEAKEVFKVNSSKTGFVYRGVEYSVHDYVYVSPHYFGVERMETEIFKAGRNLGLKAYVVCQVLEIVVMKESKRPEIESTQVKVRRFFRPEDISVEKAYSSDIREVYYSEQTHIVPVDNIERKCEVRKKSDLPVCNAPVIFQHIFFCEHLYDPSKGSIKQLPAHIKLRYSTGGGDADSRKRKGKCKEGENVSEVENQRVDSEQKRLATLDIFAGCGGLSDGLRQSGASITKWAIEYEEPAGDAFKLNHPESLVFINNCNVILRAVMEKCGDTDDCIATSEAAELAASLDEKVKNDLPLPGQVDFINGGPPCQGFSGMNRFNQSTWSKVQCEMILAFLSFADYFRPKYFLLENVRNFVSFNKGQTFRLTLASLLEMGYQVRFGILEAGAYGVSQSRKRAFIWAAAPGEILPEWPEPMHVFGVPELKITLSGNSQYAAVRSTASGAPFRSITVRDTIGDLPAVGNGASKVNLEYESDPISWFQKKIRGEMAVLTDHISKEMNELNLIRCQRIPKRPGADWQCLPDEKVKLSTGQIVDLIPWCLPNTAKRHNQWKGLFGRLDWEGNFPTSITDPQPMGKVGMCFHPDQDRILTVRECARSQGFADSYQFSGTILHKHRQIGNAVPPTLAYALGTKLKEAIDSKRLSSQE, encoded by the exons ATGGGTTCCGCAGCGGCAGCAGAAGCGGCAGAAGCAGCAGCTCTCTTGGAGGCCAAAGGTGCCAATGGGACTAAACCACCATCTTCGTCATCTTCAG GAatgacgaagaagaagaagggtaaACAAGATTCCCAAAAGGCAGCACCTAAAGCTAAGAAGCGAAATTTGCCTCAGAGCAGTGAAGAAGAGCCTTCCCGATCTCGGAAAATGCCGAAGCGGGCTGCTGCTTGCAAAGACTTTAAGGATAGGTCTGTTCATATTTCTGAGAAGTCTAGCCTTATTGAAAGCAAGGAGGACCAGATAGTGGAGGAAGAAATTCTTGCCGTACGCCTGACTTGTGGCCCGGACCAAGATGCTGTGCGCCCAAACAGAAGACTGactgattttgttttgcatgatGCAACTGGTTCCGCACAACCCCTTGAGATGTTGGAAGTTTCTGACATGTTTATATCTGGTGCTATATTGCCTCTCAATGAAAGTTCTGACAAGGACAAGGGAAGAGGTGTTAGATGTGAAGGTTTTGGGCGGATAGAATCTTGGGACATCTCTGGTTATGAAGACGGCTCCCCCGTAATATGGCTTTCAACTGAAGTTGCTGATTATGATTGCCGTAAACCGGCCAGTAGCTACAAGAAATACTTTGATCAATTCTTTGAGAAAGCGCGTGCTTGCATAGAGGTTTACAAGAAGCTGTCTAAATCCAACTCCGACCCCACTCTTGATGAATTGCTTGCTGGTATTGCACGATCAATGAGCGGAAGCAAATTCTTTTCTGGGAGTGCATCTGTCAAAGACTTTGTTCTATCTCAAGGCGAGTTTATTTATGCTCAAGTAATAGGTCTGGAGGAAACATCAAAGAAGAACGATCGGCCATTTGCAGAGTTACCTGTCCTTGCTGCCCTCAGAGATGAGAGTATAAAGCGTGGAAATTTTGTGCAATCAAAACCGGGAATTTCAAGTGGTACTTTAAAGATTGGTGGAGAGAACGGAGTGGATTCAGCTGGTTCATCCGTAGTTGAAGCTGAGGAAAATGAGGATGCAAAGTTGGCAAAACTCTTGCAAGAGGAAGAATACTGGAAGTcaatgaaacaaagaaagcgCCAGGGTCCTGCCTCTGTGTCAAGCAAATActacatcaaaattaatgaagatGAAATTGCCAATGATTATCCTCTACCCGCTTATTACAAGAATTCCATTGAAGAAACTGATGAGTTCATAGTTTTTGACAATGAGTTTGATATCTGTAATGCTGATGACCTTCCTCAAAGCATGCTTCATAATTGGTGTCTATACAACTCGGACTCAAGATTGATTTCGCTCGAGCTTCTTCCAATGAAACCCTGCGCAGACATTGATGTTACCATTTTCGGGTCAGGGGTTATGAGTGAAGATGATGGAAGTGGCTTTTGTCTTGATTCTGATGGTACTTCAAGTGGTCCAGGAGCCCAGGATGCTGATGGAATGCCAATTTACTTGAGTGCGATAAAGGAATGGATGATTGAATTGGGAGCATCAATGGTTTCAATATCAATCCGAACAGATATGGCCTGGTACAGACTTGGCAAGCCATCTAAGCAGTATGCTCTGTGGTATGAACCAATTCTGAGAACAGCAAAGATTGGGAGAAGTATAATCACTATGCTGAAAGATCAAAGTCGAGTAGCACGGCTTTCTTTCGCAGATGTCATTAAGAGACTGTCAGGGTTCCAAAAGGACCATTGTGCTTACATTTCTTCTGATCCAGCATTTGTTGAGAGGTATGTCGTTGTCCATGGACAGATAATACTGCAACTGTTTTCAGAATTTCCAGATGCGCAGATTAAAAAATGTCCATTTGTGATTGGTCTTACAAAGAAAATGGAGGAGAGGCACCATACTAAATGGTtagtaaagaagaagaagcttgtggAAAAGAGTGAatcaaatttgaacccaagGGCATCAATGGCACCTGTGGTTTCCAAGAGGAAGACAATGCAGGCTACAACAACAAGGCTGATCAACAGAATCTGGGGGGAGTACTATTCAAACTACTCTCCAGAAGATTCAAAGGAGGGAGATattggagaaaagaaagaggaggaggaagttGAAGAAGAGGATGTAGAAGAGGATGATGTAGAAGAGAATCCAACTGTAATGGAGCAAGCCCAGAAgccttcttcaatttcaagaCAAACCAAATCATGCCTCAACAACAGGGAGATTTTGTGGGAAGGGGAGCCAGTGGGCCAAACATGTTCTGGTGAAGCTCTTTATAAGCGTGCCATTCTTTGGGGAGAAGAAATTTCTGTTGGCGGTGCTGTTTTGGTGGAACTTGATGAATCCAATGAACTTCCTGCCATTTATTTTGTGGAGTATATGTATGAAACATTGAATGGAAGCAAAATGTTTCATGGAAGAGTGATGGAGCGAGGATCCCAGACTGTTCTTGGCAACACTGCCAATGAGAGGGAGGTATTTTTGACAAATGAGTGCACAAATTTGGCATTAAAGGAAGTTAAACAGGCAGCTGCTGTGGACATTAAAGTAATGCCGTGGGGGCATCAGTATAGGAAGGATAATGCTGATGCTAACAGAACTGATAGAGCAAGGGcagaagagaggaagaggaagggtTTGCCGACTGAATATTACTGTAAAAGCTTGTATTGCCCAGAGAGAGGTGCTTTCCTTAGTCTTTCACGTGATACTATGGGTCTGGGTTCTGGTGCCTGCCACTCTTGCAAAATGAATGAAGCCGAGGAGGCCAAGGAAGTatttaaagtaaattcatcaaaaactgGTTTTGTATACAGGGGAGTTGAGTACTCAGTTCATGATTATGTCTATGTAAGTCCCCATtattttggtgtggaaaggATGGAAACTGAAATTTTCAAGGCTGGAAGGAATTTGGGGCTGAAAGCTTATGTCGTGTGCCAAGTGCTGGAGATAGTTGTTATGAAGGAATCTAAACGACCTGAAATAGAATCTACCCAGGTTAAAGTAAGAAGATTTTTCAGACCAGAGGACATATCTGTTGAGAAGGCATACAGTTCGGATATTAGAGAGGTCTACTACAGTGAACAAACACACATCGTGCCTGTTGATAatatagaaagaaaatgtGAAGTCAGAAAGAAGAGTGATCTTCCAGTATGTAATGCTCCTGTCATTTTCCAGCATATTTTCTTCTGTGAACATCTATATGATCCTTCTAAAGGGTCTATTAAGCAGTTGCCAGCTCACATCAAACTGAGGTACTCAACAGGAGGTGGTGATGCTGATTCTAGAAAGAGAAAGGGCAAGtgcaaagaaggagaaaatgtTTCAGAAGTTGAGAACCAGAGAGTTGATTCTGAGCAGAAACGCCTAGCCACATTGGATATATTTGCTGGTTGCGGTGGCTTGTCTGATGGGTTGCGTCAGTCTGGTGCTTCAATAACCAAGTGGGCAATTGAGTATGAAGAGCCTGCTGGGGATGCTTTCAAACTCAACCATCCTGAGTCATTGGTTTTTATCAATAACTGCAATGTGATCTTAAGGGCCGTAATGGAAAAATGTGGGGACACAGATGATTGTATTGCAACTTCTGAAGCTGCTGAATTGGCTGCATCACTTGATGAGAAGGTTAAAAATGATTTGCCGTTGCCGGGGCAGGTAGATTTCATCAATGGAGGACCTCCATGCCAGGGTTTCTCTGGAATGAATAGGTTCAACCAAAGCACTTGGAGTAAAGTTCAGTGTGAAATGATTTTGGCATTCTTATCCTTTGCCGACTACTTCCGGCCAAAGTATTTCCTCTTGGAGAATGTGAGGAATTTTGTGTCTTTCAATAAAGGACAGACATTCCGTCTGACTCTGGCTTCACTTCTTGAGATGGGTTATCAGGTGAGGTTTGGTATTCTGGAAGCTGGAGCTTATGGAGTTTCCCAGTCACGAAAGCGAGCATTTATATGGGCAGCTGCCCCAGGAGAGATTCTCCCTGAATGGCCAGAGCCAATGCATGTCTTTGGCGTGCCAGAGTTGAAGATCACATTATCAGGCAATTCACAATATGCTGCTGTTCGTAGTACTGCAAGTGGAGCCCCTTTCCGTTCAATAACTGTAAGAGATACAATCGGTGATCTCCCGGCCGTAGGGAATGGAGCATCCAAGGTGAACTTAGAGTATGAAAGCGATCCCATCTCATGGTTCCAGAAGAAAATCCGAGGGGAGATGGCTGTTTTGACTGATCACATTTCGAAAGAAATGAATGAGCTGAATCTGATTCGATGCCAGAGAATTCCAAAGCGGCCAGGTGCTGATTGGCAATGCCTTCCAGATGAAAAGGTGAAGCTCTCTACTGGACAGATAGTTGACTTGATACCATGGTGCCTGCCCAACACAGCCAAGCGCCACAATCAGTGGAAGGGCCTGTTTGGAAGGTTGGATTGGGAAGGCAACTTCCCAACTTCCATTACAGATCCTCAGCCAATGGGGAAGGTGGGAATGTGCTTTCACCCTGACCAGGACAGGATTCTAACTGTCCGGGAATGCGCCCGATCTCAAGGTTTTGCGGATAGCTACCAGTTTTCGGGCACAATTCTTCACAAGCATAGGCAGATTGGAAATGCTGTTCCTCCTACTTTGGCCTATGCATTGGGGACTAAACTCAAGGAAGCAATTGACAGCAAGAGGTTGTCTTCACAAGAGTAA
- the LOC18769765 gene encoding cancer-related nucleoside-triphosphatase homolog — protein MAVPGKCLLVTGPPGVGKSTLIMRVFETLKASNPNLKIQGFYTSEVRQGSERIGFQVVTLDGRTAPLASTISSPESFRWPNVGKYKVNVASFESLALPELQVKEDIDLFIIDEVGKMELYSSSFFPAVLKVLESNIPLLASVPIPKFGRDIPGVARLKNHPGATIFTLSPSNRDAVKEEIYLQLVDLLSKQ, from the exons atggcagTTCCCGGAAAATGCTTGCTGGTGACGGGACCTCCT GGTGTGGGAAAAAGCACTCTAATTATGAGAGTGTTTGAGACCCTAAAAGCCTCAAATCCCAACTTAAAAATTCAGGGTTTCTACACAA GTGAAGTTAGACAAGGAagtgagagaattgggttccAAGTGGTCACACTAGATGGCCGCACAGCTCCTCTGGCCTCCACCATTTCCAG CCCAGAGTCTTTCAGGTGGCCCAATGTGGGGAAGTACAAAGTGAATGTTGCTTCATTTGAGTCACTGGCATTGCCTGAACTACAG GTGAAAGAAGATATCGATCTCTTCATCATTGACGAAGTTGGGAAGATGGAGTTGTACAGTTCATCTTTCTTCCCTGCTGTTTTGAAGGTTCTGGAATCCAATATCCCACTTTTGGCCTCAGTCCCAATACCCAAATTTGGACGTGATATTCCAGGGG TTGCACGGTTAAAGAATCATCCAGGTGCAACGATTTTCACACTGAGCCCGAGTAACCGGGATGCTGTTAAAGAAGAGATATACCTCCAACTGGTAGACTTATTGAGTAAACAATAG
- the LOC18769639 gene encoding HMG1/2-like protein isoform X2: MGKSRAAAPKRTETKLKTKSAGASKRTSKKAGKDPNKPKRPASAFFVFMEDFREKYKKEHPNNKSVAAVGKAGGDKWKSLSDAEKAPYVAKAEKRKTEYNKTMQAYNKSIAEGGNGAEEEESDKSKSEDEDDDE, translated from the exons ATGGGGAAATCCAGAGCTGCTGCTCCTAAAAGAACCGAGACCAA GTTAAAGACCAAAAGTGCTGGAGCGAGTAAGAGGACATCGAAGAAGGCCGGAAAGGATCCAAACAAGCCAAAGAGACCTGCGAGCGCCTTCTTCGTTTTCAT GGAGGATTTCAGGGAGAAGTACAAGAAGGAACATCCTAACAACAAATCTGTCGCTGCT GTCGGTAAGGCTGGTGGTGACAAATGGAAATCATTGTCAGATGCT GAGAAAGCTCCCTACGTAGCCAAggcagagaagaggaagactGAATATAACAAGACCATGCAGGCCTACAACAAGAGTATT GCTGAGGGAGGCAATGGAGCAGAGGAGGAAGAATCTGATAAGTCCAAGTCTGAG gatgaagatgatgacgaGTAG
- the LOC18770435 gene encoding high mobility group B protein 2: protein MGKARAAAPKRTDTKLKSKSAGASKKPAKKAGKDPNKPKRPASAFFVFMEDFREKYKKEHPNNKSVAAVGKAGGDKWKSLSEAEKAPYVAKAEKRKVEYNKNIQAYNKRLAEGPNGADEEESDKSKSEVNDDDEDEDESGEEEDDDE, encoded by the exons ATGGGTAAAGCCAGAGCAGCTGCTCCCAAACGAACCGATACGAA GTTGAAGAGTAAGAGTGCTGGAGCAAGCAAGAAGCCAGCGAAGAAAGCTGGAAAGGATCCAAACAAGCCTAAGAGGCCTGCTAgtgctttctttgttttcat GGAGGACTTCAGAGAGAAGTACAAGAAAGAGCATCCAAACAACAAATCGGTTGCCGCT GTTGGAAAAGCTGGAGGTGATAAATGGAAGTCGTTGTCAGAAGCT GAAAAGGCTCCCTATGTAGCCAAGGCAGAGAAGAGGAAGGTTGAATACAACAAGAACATTCAAGCCTACAACAAGAGATTA GCTGAGGGCCCAAATGGAGCTGATGAGGAAGAGTCTGACAAGTCCAAGTCTGAAgttaatgatgatgatgaagacgaGGACGAGAGCGGAGAG gaggaagatgatgatgagtaG
- the LOC18769669 gene encoding uncharacterized protein LOC18769669, which yields MFVRKLVEKASKKPGGNSDGLKGSDIDPRLLFHYGIPSGCNMLAYDPVQKILAVSSKDGRIKLFGKGNTQALLESVNAVPSKFLQFVENQGILVNVNSKNHIEIWDIEKNLLADVHAFEEDITSFTVMQHSLYMYVGDSAGNVRVLKLEQEHIVQMKYTIPYSASHGNPTEETGDTSVLHVLPQPAAESKRVLIIFRDGIISLWDIRESKTVFTAGGNALQSLHHEGKKVTSACWACPFGSKVAVGYSNGDIFIWSVSTRTELPSEPSTQSTPIFKLNVGYKLDKIPIASLRWVYADGKASRLYVMGGSDTISSNLLQVILLNEHTEGRTIKLGLQLPEPCIDMEIVSSLSEQSKHKQDCCLLLGNSGNLYAYDDCLIEKYLLQSQSKSSPSLPKEVMVKIPFIDSNITVAKFITDNTQMLSFADEDCLLLAKSIPSLFSFETKPKDGTQLNAARFTGFLKVKNLYITGHNDGALNFWDLSCPLLVPILSLKQQSEDDLSLSGIPVTALFFNANSRLLVSGDQSGMVRIFRLKPEPYANVSSFLSLQGSTKKGNDHIIQSVKLLKVNGSVLSVNINHSTGHLAVGSSQGYVSVLDIEGPTVLYQKHIASEISTGIISLHFQTCSFHGFDKNVLAVATEDSSVLALDSDNGNTLSTSLVHPKKPTRALFMQILDGQDVKRLNLLNGLDLSKGSPAEDGVPKQSLLLLCSEKAAYVYSFTHVMQGVKKVIYKKKFQASCCWASTFYTSSDVGLILLFTSGKVEIRSLPELSLIKETSIRGFTYSTPKPNSFSDSSICSSCEGELVMVNGDQEIFFFSLSLHNKSFRLLDSFNLTYQKDLIIPQEDFIPGRTIQKEKKKGIFSYVIKDIVGSKAKNVPEIETEDTKESFEELSTIFSTANFTVDAENTDEQARDEDELDLDDIDIDMDMDIPGEKPKEQNMLTALNKEKLASKFMAFKGKVLKQMKSKTEKNSTKEEQQDEKVGQVDQIKRRYGFSSSEANIAKMAESKLQENMKKLQGINLRTTEMQDTAKSFSSLANEVLRTEQDRRGS from the exons atGTTTGTCAGAAAGCTTGTGGAGAAGGCTTCCAAAAAG CCTGGTGGAAATTCTGATGGTCTCAAAGGCAGTGATATAGACCCCCGTCTGTTATTTCATTATGGGATCCCATCGGGGTGTAACATGTTGGCTTATGATCCTGTTCAAAAAATACTCGCAGTTTCGTCCAA GGATGGCAGAATTAAATTATTTGGCAAAGGTAACACTCAAGCTCTGCTTGAGTCTGTCAATGCAGTACCAAGCAAGTTTTTACAG TTTGTGGAGAACCAAGGCATACTTGTAAATGTGAATTCCAAGAACCATATTGAG ATTTGGGATATAGAAAAGAACCTGTTGGCTGATGTGCATGCTTTTGAAGAAGATATTACTTCTTTCACTGTCATGCAACATAGTCTCTACAT GTATGTTGGAGATTCTGCTGGTAATGTTAGAGTTTTGAAGCTTGAGCAAGAACATATAGTACAAATGAAGTACACTATACCTTATTCAGCTTCCCATG GGAATCCAACTGAAGAAACTGGTGATACTTCTGTGTTACATGTACTACCTCAACCAGCAGCTGAAAGTAAGAG AGTTCTTATAATTTTTAGAGATGGTATCATATCCTTATGGGATATTCGAGAAAGCAAAACCGTATTCACAGCAGGTGGAAATGCATTGCAATCACTTCATCATGAAGGGAAAAAAGTGACTTCTGCATGCTGGGCATGCCCCTTTGGGAGTAAAGTTGCTGTTGGGTACAGCAATGGAGATATTTTCATCTGGAGTGTTTCAACAAGAACTGAATTACCATCAGAGCCTAGTACGCAAAGTACTCCGATCTTTAAACTGAATGTTGGTTATAAGTTGGACAAAATTCCTATAGCATCATTGAGATGGGTTTATGCAGATGGGAAGGCAAGTAGACTATATGTTATGGGGGGGTCTGACACCATCTCTTCAAACTTGTTGCAG GTAATCTTGTTGAATGAACATACAGAAGGTCGCACTATTAAATTAGGGCTTCAGTTGCCCGAGCCTTGTATTGACATGGAGATCGTTTCAAGCTTAAGTGAGCAAAGCAAGCATAAACAAGATTGCTGTCTTTTGCTTGGTAATTCAGGAAATCTTTATGCCTATGATGATTGTTTGATCGAAAAGTATCTTCTACAAAGCCAATCAAAGTCTTCACCATCATTGCCAAAGGAGGTCATGGTGAAGATACCGTTTATTGATTCAAACATTACAGTGGCAAAATTTATCACAGATAATACCCAAATGTTAAGTTTTGCAGATGAG GACTGCCTTCTCCTGGCGAAAAGCAttccatctctcttttcttttgagacAAAACCAAAAGATGGAACTCAGTTAAATGCAGCCCGCTTCACTGGATTtttgaaagtaaaaaatctGTACATAACTGGACACAATGATGGAGCCCTGAACTTTTGGGATTTGTCATGTCCACTTTTAGTACCAATACTATCATTAAAGCAACAG AGTGAGGATGATCTTTCTTTAAGTGGTATACCAGTCACAGCCTTGTTTTTCAATGCGAACTCTCGGCTTCTTGTTTCTGGAGATCAGAGTGGAATG GTTCGAATCTTTAGATTGAAACCTGAACCATATGCCAATGTGAGCAGTTTCTTGTCTCTTCAAG GAAGTACCAAAAAAGGAAACGATCACATCATTCAAAGTGTTAAACTCTTGAAGGTTAATGGTTCTGTACTTTCTGTGAACATAAACCACAGTACAGGACATCTTGCTGTTGGGTCTAGTCAAGGATAT GTTTCAGTTCTTGATATAGAAGGGCCAACTGTATTATACCAAAAACATATTGCAAGTGAAATCTCCACCGGCATCATCTCTCTGCATTTCCAAACCTGCAGTTTTCATGGTTTTGACAAGAATGTCTTAGCAGTTGCAACAGAGGATTCATCTGTTTTGGCTCTTGATAGTGATAATGGAAACACATTGAGTACTAGTTTGGTTCATCCCAAAAAACCCACTCGAGCACTTTTCATGCAGATCTTGG ATGGGCAGGATGTTAAAAGATTAAACTTATTAAACGGTCTTGACTTGAGCAAAGGGAGCCCTGCTGAGGACGGCGTGCCAAAGCAGTCTTTACTCCTTCTATGTTCTGAAAAAGCTGCATACGTATATTCTTTCACTCATGTCATGCAG GGAGTTAAGAAGGTAATCTACAAGAAGAAATTCCAAGCATCTTGTTGCTGGGCTTCGACATTCTACACCTCCTCTGATGTTGGCCTTATACTCCTTTTCACAAGTGGAAAAGTTGAGATAAG GTCCTTGCCGGAGTTATCCTTAATAAAGGAGACATCAATAAGGGGCTTCACATACtccactccaaaaccaaattcattTTCTGACAGTTCGATATGCTCTTCGTGTGAAGGAGAACTTGTTATG GTGAACGGTGATcaggaaatttttttcttctctctttcactCCACAATAAAAGCTTCAG GCTTTTAGACTCTTTCAACTTGACTTACCAGAAAGATTTGATAATTCCACAAGAAGATTTCATTCCTGGACGGACcatacaaaaggaaaagaaaaag GGTATATTCAGCTATGTCATTAAAGATATTGTGGGAAGCAAAGCGAAGAATGTCCCTGAGATTGAAACTGAAGATACTAAAGAAAGTTTCGAAGAACTTTCGACGATCTTTTCAACTGCTAACTTTACAGTTGATGCTGAAAACACAGATGAGCAGGCCAGGGATGAAGATGAGCTAGACCTAG ATGACATTGACATCGACATGGACATGGACATTCCTggagaaaaaccaaaagagcAGAATATGTTGACAGCTCTTAACAAGGAAAAATTGGCAAGCAAATTTATGGCCTTTAAAG GTAAAGTTCTGAAACAAATGAAGTCCAAGACTGAGAAAAACTCCACCAAAGAAGAGCAACAGGATGAGAAGGTTGGTCAAGTTGACCAAATTAAGAGGAGATATGGATTCTCGTCAAGT GAAGCAAATATTGCTAAAATGGCAGAAAGCAAGCTGCAGGAGAACATGAAAAAGTTGCAG GGAATCAACCTGAGGACTACAGAGATGCAAGACACAGCTAAATCATTCTCATCCTTGGCAAATGAAGTGCTGCGAACTGAACAGGATAGGCGAGGCTCATGA